A window of Chryseobacterium shandongense genomic DNA:
TATTTTTGTTAGGTAAATTCGCTTGGAAACCTATTTTAAAGTCTATCAACGACAGAGAAACTTCTATTGTTGACGCTCTTAATCAAGCTACTTTAGCAAGAAAAGAAATGGAAACTTTAAAAGAGGATAACGAAAGAATCATTCGTGAGGCGAAAATCGAAAGAGATGCTATCCTTAAAGAAGCAAGAGAAATTAAAGATAGAATCGTAGGTGAGGCTAAAGATGCTGCTAAAGCGGAGGGAGACAAAATGATCGAGGCTGCTAAACAAACCATCAATTCTGAGAAAAATGCTGCAATGGCAGATATTAAAACTCAGATCGGTACTTTATCAGTGAACATCGCAGAGTCTATCCTTAAGCAAAAATTAGACAACAGCGAAGCTCAAAACGAATTAGTTCAAAATTATTTAAACAAATCAAACCTTAACTAAGAATGCTTACATCTAAAGTAGCTAAAAGATACGCACAAGGTTTACTTGATTTCACAACAGAATCAGGGCAAACGGCTACTGTATTTTCTGAAATGAAAGATGTAGTGAAGATCATGACTGAATCTCAGGATTTAAGAAAATTCTTCCTTACCCCGTACATCGATTCTAAAAAGAAAATAGAAGTAGCAAGCGAGATTTTTAAAGGTTTATCTTCATCGTCTAGAAATATCATTACTTTGGTAATCAGACACGGAAGAGAAAATCAGCTGAAAAATATTGCTCAGGAATTCATCAACAAAGTTGAAGACATCAATGGAGTACAAAGAGTAACTCTTACGACTGCAACTGAGATTTCAAAAGAAAATATCGATCAGATTCTAAAATCTACCAATCTTGTAAAAGCTGATTCGAATTTTGATTTGAAAGTAAATGTAAATCCGAGAATTCTGGGAGGTTATATATTAAGAGTAGGAGACCAGTTAGTTGATGCTT
This region includes:
- a CDS encoding F0F1 ATP synthase subunit B; amino-acid sequence: MELIHQFSSGLFIIQSVIFLALLFLLGKFAWKPILKSINDRETSIVDALNQATLARKEMETLKEDNERIIREAKIERDAILKEAREIKDRIVGEAKDAAKAEGDKMIEAAKQTINSEKNAAMADIKTQIGTLSVNIAESILKQKLDNSEAQNELVQNYLNKSNLN
- the atpH gene encoding ATP synthase F1 subunit delta, whose protein sequence is MLTSKVAKRYAQGLLDFTTESGQTATVFSEMKDVVKIMTESQDLRKFFLTPYIDSKKKIEVASEIFKGLSSSSRNIITLVIRHGRENQLKNIAQEFINKVEDINGVQRVTLTTATEISKENIDQILKSTNLVKADSNFDLKVNVNPRILGGYILRVGDQLVDASVKSKLNQVKKDFQLN